The following coding sequences lie in one Shumkonia mesophila genomic window:
- a CDS encoding Gfo/Idh/MocA family protein, producing MQPVAWGIVSTAKIGREKVIPALQAGRLTRVVAIASRDLAAAKAVAAKLGIPRAYGTYEELLADPEIEAVYNPLPNHLHVPVSIQAAEAGKHVLCEKPIALTAEEARSLIAVRDRTGVRIQEAFMVRHHPQWRRARDLVREGRIGRLRAIQAFFSYSNVDPVNIRNKADIGGGGIYDIGCYPVVTARFLFGAEPTRVVALIERDPATKVDRLTSAILDFPEGQATFTCSTQLIPYQRVQILGTAGRIEVRVPFNAAPAEPSRIFVDAEGALGDISAKPEEFPMVNQYTLQGDAFSEGIRTGKPAEFPLEDSVRNMRVIDALFRSGKSARWEAL from the coding sequence ATGCAACCGGTCGCCTGGGGAATCGTCAGTACGGCCAAGATCGGCCGCGAAAAGGTCATTCCCGCCCTGCAGGCGGGCCGGCTCACCCGCGTAGTCGCCATCGCTTCGCGCGATTTGGCCGCCGCCAAGGCGGTGGCCGCCAAGCTGGGCATCCCCAGGGCCTATGGGACCTACGAGGAACTGCTGGCCGATCCCGAGATCGAGGCCGTCTACAACCCGTTGCCCAATCATCTGCATGTGCCGGTCAGCATCCAGGCGGCGGAGGCCGGCAAGCACGTGCTGTGCGAGAAGCCGATCGCGCTCACCGCCGAGGAGGCGCGCTCGCTGATCGCCGTGCGCGACCGCACCGGGGTGCGCATCCAGGAAGCCTTCATGGTGCGCCACCACCCGCAATGGCGGCGCGCCCGCGACTTGGTGCGCGAGGGCCGCATCGGCCGCTTGCGGGCCATCCAGGCGTTCTTCAGCTACAGCAATGTCGATCCCGTCAACATCCGCAACAAGGCCGACATCGGCGGCGGCGGCATTTACGACATCGGCTGCTATCCGGTGGTGACGGCGCGCTTCCTGTTCGGCGCCGAGCCGACCCGCGTGGTGGCGCTGATCGAGCGCGACCCGGCGACGAAGGTCGACCGGCTGACCAGCGCCATCCTCGATTTCCCCGAGGGGCAGGCGACGTTCACCTGTTCGACCCAGTTGATCCCCTACCAGCGGGTGCAGATCCTGGGCACCGCCGGGCGCATCGAGGTGCGCGTCCCCTTCAATGCGGCGCCCGCCGAACCCAGCCGCATCTTCGTCGACGCCGAAGGCGCGCTCGGCGACATCTCGGCAAAACCCGAGGAATTTCCCATGGTCAATCAATACACCCTCCAGGGCGACGCTTTTTCCGAGGGCATCCGCACCGGCAAGCCCGCCGAGTTCCCGCTCGAGGATTCGGTCAGGAACATGCGGGTCATCGATGCCCTGTTCCGCTCCGGCAAATCGGCACGGTGGGAGGCGCTATGA